Proteins from a single region of Amblyomma americanum isolate KBUSLIRL-KWMA chromosome 10, ASM5285725v1, whole genome shotgun sequence:
- the LOC144108398 gene encoding uncharacterized protein LOC144108398: MEYLYHVMGFANIIGELLVVFQLYGLERVVIDCGLMLEKTPGRILQVLWSSVTPMLLTICLLVGLLFRPSPTFRDYEYSTPARIIAEAVVFVGLTFVPSYAYTVLAANAFRKIKTEGNEMSVPQKLEVVKAHASRWRPADPQFAREYKNRLVARGLIVRQHRHEAVKSTDGVTVGPTGTFVVHTDRPTGSEQRTGEQPAAPAPQ, encoded by the exons ATGGAGTACCTGTATCACGTCATGGGCTTCGCCAACATCATTGGAGAGCTGCTGGTCGTGTTTCAGTTGTACG GTCTGGAGCGCGTGGTGATTGACTGCGGCCTCATGCTGGAAAAGACGCCCGGCCGGATCCTGCAGGTGCTGTGGTCGTCCGTCACCCCAATGCTGCTCACG ATCTGTCTGCTGGTGGGCCTGCTGTTCCGGCCGAGTCCCACGTTCCGCGACTACGAGTATTCAACGCCGGCCAGGATCATCGCAGAAGCCGTGGTGTTTGTGGGACTTACATTCGTGCCCTCCTATGCGTACACCGTTCTCGCAGCCAACGCTTTC agaaaaataaagactgaaGGAAATGAAATGTCGGTCCCGCAGAAACTGGAGGTGGTGAAGGCGCATGCGTCAAGGTGGCGTCCGGCTGACCCGCAGTTCGCGCGCGAGTACAAGAACCGGCTCGTGGCGCGGGGTTTGATCGTACGCCAACATCGCCACGAAGCGGTCAAGTCCACCGACGGGGTCACAGTCGGGCCCACGGGCACCTTCGTCGTGCACACCGACAGACCCACCGGCTCGGAACAGCGCACTGGGGAGCAACCCGCTGCTCCGGCCCCCCAATGA